In one Lycium barbarum isolate Lr01 chromosome 7, ASM1917538v2, whole genome shotgun sequence genomic region, the following are encoded:
- the LOC132601883 gene encoding uncharacterized protein LOC132601883, translating to MWLEKWTPDFKPDEDSPIVPVWVLLPELPFHCHSWHYLKQIVGSIGVPLTMDLATENITRPRMAKIRVEVDLTKPKLTSIFVGSEADSSPVRGFYQKIEYESMPKYCRFCKILGHSIIQCRKVEQKKKAKEKANMEKQANFETTETSKN from the coding sequence ATGTGGCTAGAAAAATGGACACCGGATTTCAAACCAGATGAAGACTCTCCTATAGTCCCAGTCTGGGTTTTGTTACCGGAATTACCATTTCATTGTCATTCGTGGCATTACTTAAAACAAATTGTCGGCTCTATTGGTGTGCCTCTTACGATGGATTTGGCTACTGAGAACATAACTCGACCTAGAATGGCTAAAATAAGAGTGGAAGTTGACTTAACAAAGCCAAAACTTACCTCTATATTTGTTGGATCAGAGGCTGACTCAAGTCCAGTTAGGGGATTTTATCAAAAAATTGAATATGAGAGTATGCCAAAGTATTGTAGATTTTGCAAAATTTTAGGACACTCTATAATTCAGTGTAGAAaagttgaacaaaaaaaaaaggctaaggaGAAAGCTAACATGGAGAAGCAGGCTAACTTTGAAACTACTGAAACTAGTAAAAACTAA